GTTGGAGCTGACCGAGCCGTCGCTCTTCCTCGGCTACTCCGACGGCGCGCCGGAGCGCTTCGCCGACGCCGTCGTCGAGGCACTGGAGGTTGACCTCAAGATTGGTTGAGGTCGCATCCTGAGCTGGTACGGAACTGTCGTACCGCCGGCATACCGTGGGGAATGCGGTGGCCGGCGGCGACGTTGAGCCGCCAGCACAGGAAATCGGGGTTGAGGGAAGTGTCGATGGATCCGGGAATGTCCGGCTGGCAGATGATGCAGGCAGCCGAGAAACGCAGCGCGTTGACCAAGGAGAAGCGTCCTGGTCGGCGGACGGCGCTGCGCATCATGCGTTATGCGCGACCGTACGGTTGGGAGATCGCCGTCTTCCTCGGCACGGTCGCGGCCTCGGCGGTGATCGGGGTGGCGACACCGGTGCTGGCCGGCCAGGTGGTCAACGCGATCACCGGCCACGGCGCGCTGTCGTTCGTGTTGTGGCTGGCGGCGGCGATCGCCGGCCTGGCGGTGCTGGACGCGGGCCTGTCGGTGCTGCAGCGCTGGCACTCCGCGCGCATCGGCGAGGGCATCATCCTCGACCTGCGTCGGTCGGTCTTCGAGCACGTCCAGCGGATGCCGATCGCGTTCTTCACGCGTACGCAGACCGGCGCGTTGGTCAGCCGGCTCAACAACGACGTGATCGGCGCACAGCGTGCCTTCACCTCGGTGTTGTCCGGTGTGGTGAGCAACGTGATCGCGCTGGTCCTGACGGTCGTGACCATGCTGACGCTGTCATGGCAGATCACCCTGGTCGCTCTGGTTCTGCTGCCGGTCTTCGTCCTGCCGGCTCGCTGGGTCGGTCGCAAGCTGGCCGACATCACCAGGAAGACGGCCAAGCTCAACGCCACGATGAACTCGACGATGACCGAGCGCTTCAACGTGGCCGGGGCTCTTCTGGTCAAGCTGTTCGGCGACCAGCGCGCCGAGGCGGAGGAGTTCGGCAGGGCCGCGTCGCAGGTGCATGACATGGGCGTACGCAGCGCGATGTACAGCCGCGCGTTGTTCGTCGCGCTGGGCCTGCTCACCGCGGTCGCCAGCGCCACCACCTACGGTCTCGGCGGCTGGCTGGCGCTGTCCAACGCGCTGTCCGCCGGCACGGTCGTCACGCTGGCGCTGCTGCTGACCCGGCTCTACGGTCCGATCACCGCGCTGTCCAACGTGCAGGTCGACGTGATGAGCGCCCTGGTGTCCTTCGAGCGGGTCTTCGAGGTGGTCGACCTGCCGCCGATGATCAGTGACAAGCCCGACGCCCAGGAGCTGCCGGCGATCCTGCCGGCCGACAAACCGGCGATCGTGTTCGACGACGTACGTTTCCGCTATCCGTCCGCCGACGAGGTTTCGTTGGCATCGCTGGAAGATCTCGCCGTCGCCGAGCGTTCGTCCCACGCGGACGTGTTGCACGGCGTGTCCTTCGAGGCCTATCCGGGCCAGCTGGTCGCGCTCGTCGGCCCGTCCGGTGCCGGCAAGACGACGATCAGCCAGCTGGTGTCGCGCATCTACGACGTCACCGGCGGCGCGGTGCGGGTCGGCGGCACGGACGTACGCGATCTGGCGCAGGAGTCGCTGCGGTCGGCGATCGGCGTGGTCACGCAGGACGCGCACATGTTCCACGACACCATCCGCGCCAACCTCGCATATGCCAGGCCGGAGGCCACCGAGTCCGACTTCTGGTCGGCGCTCGACCGCGCCCAGGTCGGCGATCTCGTACGCGCGCTGCCCGACGGCCTCGACACGGTCGTCGGCGACCGCGGCTATCGCCTGTCCGGCGGCGAAAAGCAGCGGCTGGCGATCGCGCGGCTGCTGCTCAAGGCGCCGGCGATCGTGGTGCTGGACGAGGCGACGGCACACCTCGACTCGGAGAGCGAGGCCGCCGTCCAGCGTGCTCTCGACGAGGCGCTGGCCGGGCGTACGGCCCTGGTGATCGCACACCGGCTGTCGACCGTACGCAACGCCGACCAGATCCTCGTGCTGGAGGCGGGTGAGGTGGTCGAGCGCGGCACCCACGAGGCCCTGGTCGCGGCCAACGGGCTCTATGCCGAGCTCTACCACACCCAGTTCGCCGACTCGCCGGTCAAGGCGGTCAGCTGACGATCTGCGCCAGCTTGTCGAGGTGTCGCAGGGACTCGTCGCGGGGGAGGGTCGGCAGATAGAGCAGCACGCGCTCGACGCCGGCGCGTTCGTACGCGTCGATGTCCGGCGTGAGGCTGCGCTCGCCGTAGATCGTCACCGGGATGTCCCGGCCGGCCTCGTCACGCATCGAGGCGATCGCGCCGGCGAGGTCGTCGGGCTGGCGGGTCGCGTTCGGCAGCCAGACATCGCCGAGCTCGGCGACGCGGCGGCGGGCTCGCTCGCCTTCGCCGCCGACGTAGATCGGCACGTGCGGCTGCTGCACCGGCTTCGGCCAGGCGAAAATCGGGTCGAAGTCGACGTGCTTGCCGTGGAACTCCGCCTGGTCCTTGGTCCAGATCTCCTTGATCGCGCGCAGCTGCTCGTCGAGCCGGGCGCCGCGCGTGGCTGGGTCGGTGCCGTGGTTACGCATCTCCTCGCGGTTCCAGCCGGCGCCGACACCGAAGGCGGCGCGACCGCCGGACACCAGGTCGAGGGTCGCCACCTCCTTGGCGGTGTGGATGGTGTCGCGCTGGATCACCAGCGCCACGCCGGTGCCGACGATCAGCCGCTCGGTGACCGCCGCGATGGCGGACAGCGCGACGAACGGGTCGAGCGTGCGGTAGTAGATCTCCGGCAGGTCGCCGCCACCGGGATACGGCGACTCGCGCCGCACCGGGATGTGGCTGTGCTCGGCGACGAAGATCGAGTCGAAGCCGCGTTCCTCGGCGGCGCGGCCGAGGTCGGCCGGCTGGATGCCGCGGTCGGTGATGAAGGTGGAGAGTCCGAATTTCATGTACGCGGCAACGCGGCCTGGGACTCGATTTGTTCCAGTTGCGCGGTGTCCGGCGCGTCCAGCCGTCGCCGCAGTGCGAACAGCGGCCGGAGCGCGGCGATCCACAGGATGATCGCGCCGCTGACGTGCAAGGCGACCAGCACGATCGGCAGGTGCAGGAAATACTGCGTGTAGCCGATCGCGATCTGCAGCAGCTCGACGGCGAACAGCACCGCCACCGCGACCGTCGCCTTGCGCGGCGCCTTGGCGGCCGCGAAGGCGATCAACGCGGCGATGGTCAGGCCGACCAGCAGGATGCCGGAGTCGGCGTGCACCAGGCTGATGATCGCCGGGTCGAGGCCGTTACGGATGGCCTTCGCGTCGCCAGCGTGTGGACCGGAGCCGGTCACGACCGTGCCGACGACGACCGTCAGCGCGGCGGCACCGATCAGCAGCCAGGACAGCCAGCGCATCCACTGCGGTCCGAGCCACTCGACCGGTCCGTCGCCTTCCCGGATGCGCACCCAGAAGGCGTACGCGACGACCACCAGGATCGGCGACGGCAGGAAGTGCGCCGAGACCACCCACGGGTTCAGATTGGTCAGCACGGTCAGGCCGCCGACCAGGGCGTTCAGGAAGATGCCGCCGAACAGCGCGACGCTGAGCACGACCAACGACTGGCGGCGCGGCTTGGTGAACCAGGTCAGCAGCAGCGCGATCACCGGCACCGCGATCACCGCGAAGGTGAGCATCCGGTTGGAGAACTCGATGACGCCGTGGATGCCGTACGCGGAGGTCGGCACGTACGACCCGTCGGTGCACTTCGGCCAGGTCGGACAGCCGAGGCCGGAGCCGGTCAGCCGCACGGTCACGCCGGTGACGACGATCCCCGCGTTGCTGAACAGAGCGGCCAGCGCGACCCAGGCCAGCGGCCGGCGAAACCAGGGCTTGTCTGTCACGACCCCAGTCTAGGTTTCCCCGTGTTCAGCCCTGGCGGCGCCGTCCGCGCCGGAAGATCCGGGAAAACAGGCCGCGTTTGGGTTCCGGTGGCTGGGCGGTGACGACCGTACCCGTCGCCGCGACCTCGGCCTCGACCTGCGGCAGCTTCACCGTCTCCGGCATGTCCGACTCGTCGACGACCTCGGCGGCCGGCGCCGGCGGAGCGGCCGGTGGCTCCTCGTCGGCGAGGACATCGCCGATCACGGCCGTGACGTTGTCCGGTGCGCCGCGCTCGAGTGCCAACTCGATCAGCTGCGCCGTACACGCCTCCGGGTCGCCGATCTGCAGCATCGTGGAGGTGATCAGGTCCTTGTTGACCACGCCGGACAGGCCGTCGCTGCAGACCAGATAGCGGTCGCCGACCTCGACCGGCTCGATCCGGATGGACAGCTCGACCGGATCGGTCTGCAGCACCTTGGTGACCAGGTTGCGCTGCGGATGCGTCTCGGCGTCCTCCGGCCGGAGTGAGCCGCGCTCGATCAGCAGCTGCACGTACGAGTCGTCGCGGCTGAGCTGTTCGAGGCCGGCGCCGCGCAGCCGGTACGCGCGTGAGTCGCCGGCGTGCGCCATCACGATCTGGTCGCCGTGCAGCAGGAACGCGCTGAGCGTGGTGCCCATGCCGGCGAGGTCCGGCTCGGCCTCGGTGGCAGAGCGGATCCGTGCGGCGGCGTCGTCGGCGGCCGCGGCGAAGGCCGCCACCGGGTCGCCGTCGATCTCGCCGTCCATCACCGAGATGGCGGTGATGGCCGCCGCGCTGGCCACCTCGCCGCCGGCCGCGCCGCCGACGCCGTCGGCCACGACGATGAGCCGTTCGCCGGCGAAGTACGAGTCCTGGTTGTTCTCCCGGACCCGGCCGGGGTGGCTGGACGCTCCGGTGCGTAGCCGATGTGCAGTCGTGATCACCGTCCTATGGTGGCGGTTCTCGTCAACGATGTCTCTACCCAGTTTTGCGCTGGGTGACTTTCGTGCCGCATTAGACGGGATTGTCGTCGCCTTCGGTAGCCCTTTCGGCACGGTCGCGATAGGCGGCCAGCACCGCCTCGGCGGCAGTCAGCATTTCCTTTCGCAGTTCCGGTGGTGACACGACAACGACCTCGGCGCCCATGCCGAGCAACACGCCGCGCGCCGGCAGTATGCCGCGAAACCGGGCCGACACCGCGCACCAGCCGTCGGCGTCGGCCGGCTCGCACCGCGGCTCGTCCACCATCTGGCCGCGCGCGATGCCGAGGATCCGGTCGCGGCTCTCCGCGCGTACGAGCAACCGCGCGTCCAGGCCTTCGCCGCGCGACTCGAAGCGGCTGCGCAGCTGCTGCCACAGGTCTTCGAGGTCGAGGTCCGCCGGCCGGTCGGCGGTCTCGTCCAGGACGGTGGCGTCGAGGACGCGCGAGACGCGGAACATCCGCGGCTCGCCGCGGTGCGCGGCGATGAGATACCAGACGTTGGCCTTGTGCACGAGTCCGTATGGATCGAGGGTGTACGTCGCCGGCCGCCCGTCGCGGCCGTGCCGATAGCGGATGCGGACCCGCCGGTCGCGCCACACGGCGTCCTCGATCACCGGCAACGCCGGATGGTCCTCCTGGTCGCGGCCACCCCAGCGCCGGCTGTCCACCACCACGCGCCGCATGGCGTGGTCGACGTCCGGCTGCTGGCCGGCCGGGAGCGCTGCCATCAGCTTGCGCAGCGCCGAACGTAACGCCGGCTCCAGGCCAGGAGTCGAAGCGTCGCCCCGGCCGGCGAAGACGAACAGCGCTCGCGCCTCGTCCGTGCTCAGGCCGGTCATGTCGGTGCGATAGCCGGGCACCAGCGCGCAGCCGCCGTTGCGGCCGCGCTCCGCGTAGACCGGCACACCTGCCGCCGACAGCGCCTCTATGTCGCGATAGATGGTGCGCCGCGAGACCTCGAGCCGCTCGGCCAGCTCGCCGGCGGACAGCCGACCGCGGCTCTGCAGCAGCATCAGGATGGCCAGCAGCCGGTCGGATCGCATCGCTCCAATATATGACGCCGGATGTCACATTATCCCTGCCACGATGCTCCCGTACGTGTCAGTGACGACTGAGGAGCAGATGACATGAACGAACCGAGGCCGCTGTTCGGCAAGGCTCTCGACCAGGCGGGGCGGGTGATCGCCGCGGCCGGCGACGCGTCGATGGGTCTGCCGACACCGTGCGACGACTTCGACGTACGCGCGCTGTGCGGCCACCTGGTCTCGGTGGTGCGGCGCATCGAGCACGTCGGTGGCGGCGGGCGTCCGTTCGACATCCCGCAGATCACCACCGATGTGCCGGACGGCTTTCCGGCCGCGTTCGCCAAGGCGCGCGCGGAAATGGAGGCAACGTGGTCGGACGACGCCGTGCTGGACAAGGTGCTGGTGCTGCCGTTCGGCGAGTTTCCGGGCCGCATCGCGCTGTCCGCGTACACCCAGGAGATCGTCATGCACTCCTGGGACCTGGCGAAGGCGCTCGGCCGGCTGGACCTGTTGGACGACGAGCTTGCCGAGACGGTCCTGCCGATCGCGCGACGGGCCGTGCCGGCGGAGCCGCGTGGCGGCCGGATCCCGTTTGGTCCGGTGGTGGAGGTGCCGGCCGACGCCGGCGCGTACGCGCAGCTCGCGGGCTATTTGGGTCGCCAACCATAGTTGGACACAACATGGTGCGGTACACCGACACGCAAATCGGGCAAATCGTTATATGGTCGTGACCAAACGCTAGGGATTACGTACGCTTATTGAGGCAGATGTGACGTCTGGCATCGTTTGACACTCAATGTCCGTATTGTTAATTTTCACGGGTCCTGTCCTGCTTGAGGACTCACTGAAAGGACCCGTCCCATGCGTAGATTGCGTGCACGCACAGCGATCGTCGTAGCTCTCGCGCTGTCGGTGTTGCTCATCGGTGCCACCACGGCGCCTGCCACCGCAGCCACGGTCGCCAGCAGCCATGCTGTCGTCCACGTCCAGCAGGCGGCCGCACCGGCCGTCCACGCCGACAACCCGCCCGTGCCGGGCCTTCCGCCGCTGCCGGTGCCAGGAGGTCTGCCCAACCTCGGCGACCTGGTCGGCACCGTGATGGGTCTGCTGACCAGCCTGCTGAAAACCGTGACAGGACTGCTCGGCAGCGTCCTTCCGGTGCCACTCCCAGCACTGCCACTGCCGAAGTAGTCATCCGACAGAGCACGTGCGGCGCGCACGCCAGGCCAATGACGGCCCCCGCCAGTCCATGGCGGGGGCCGTTTGTCATCCGGCGGGCGTCAGCCGACGGCCGCCGCGCGGACCGACGTATCGGCCGTCCACGACCACCGGCGTCCCGGCCTGCATGACCCACGGAATTCCCACCGGCTGGTGCACCGGGTCCCGGTAGTCGCAGATGTCGGCGACGGTGTCGGCGTCGAAGGCCACCAGATCGGCCACCTTCCCCACGGCGACCACACCACGGTCCGGGATGCGGAACGTCTCGGCCGGCAGTGAGGTCATCCGTCGTACGGTCTCGGGCAGGCTCAGCAGAGCCAGGTCGCGGCGATAGCGGCCGAGCACCCGCGGAAACGTGCCGTACAGCCGGGGATGCGGTTTGCCGCCGACGCCAGGCGGCAGGCCGTCGCTGCCGATCATCGTGTAGTCGTCGGACAACGCCATCTCCACGTCGCCTTCGGACATGCTGAACAGCACCATCGAGGCGCGCAGCTCCTCGTTGACCAGCACCTCGATCAGCGCGTCGACCGGCTCGACCTGCCGCTCGGCGGCGATCTCGGCGAGGGTCTGGCCCTCGTACGCGTGGCTCGCGGTGGTGGCGACCAGGATGCCGTCCCAGCCGATGCCGTGCACGTGACTCTCCCAGCCGGGCGCGCCGGTCTCCAGCCGCCGCGCCAGCTCGGCGCGTCCGCCAGGTGGGTCGGTCAGCCGCTTGAGGATCGCCGCCTCGCCGTCGGCCAGGTAGTCCGGCGGCAGCACCGCGGTGAGCATCGTCGAGGACGCGTCGTACGGATAGATGTCCTGCGTGACCGGCCACTCGGCCTCGCGTGCCTGCCGGATGGCGGCGAGCGCGTTGGGCATCTGGCCCCAGTTGGGCCGGCCGGCCGACTTGAGGTGCGAGATGTGCGTACGGCCGGCGGCCACGCCGATCGCCAACGCCTCGGCGATCGAGTCGAGCAGCTCGGCACCTTCGTTGCGCATGTGCGTCGCGTACAGGCCGTCGCCGCCGAGGACCTCGGCGAGCCGGACCAGCTCGCGCGTGTCGGAGTACAGCGCTGGTGGATAGATCAGGCCGCTGGACAGGCCGAACGCGCCGGCCTCCAGCGCCTTCTCCAGCTCCTTGCGCATCAGGGTGACGGCGTCATCGTCGGCCGGTGCGTTGGCCATGCCCATCGCCGCGATCCGCAGCGTGCCGTGGCCGACCAGCGGGCAGTAGTTGGTCACGTATCCGGCCCGGTCGGTCGTCGCGTACAGCTCTGCGACGCTCGACCACGTCCAGTCCAGCGGCGGAAAGATCCGGCCGGTGAAGGCGGCGAACACCTCGCCGTACGCGGACAGTCGCGGCGCCAGGCTGAAGCCGCAGTTGCCGACCACCTCGGTCGTCACACCCTGCAGGATCTTCGTGGTGTCGTCGTCGGCGAGCAGCGGTGCGTTGTCGGCGTGCGAATGTACGTCGACGAAGCCGGGGGCCAGCACGAGGCCGGTCAGGTCATGCACAGTGACGTCCTTGTGGCCGCGAAACCCTCCGCGCGGCTCGATCGCCTCGATGCGGTCGCCGTCGACCAGCACGTCGACCGGCCGCAACGGCGCACCCGTACCGTCGGCCAGCTGCGCTCCGGCCAGCACCCGCCGTCCCGCGTCACCCATTCGCACCCCTTTCGCCCGCCTGCACGCAATCCTCCCATCATCCTTTTACCCGTGGCCTGGCCGGACGTGGAACGCCGGTCGCCAGACCGTCCGCCGAACGGCTGATTTTCCGGAACTGGCGTACCGATGGGGCGGACTTGACGCTACTTTCTCCTGGCCTCCAACGGTGGAGGCCGCACGGGGAAGGAAACACGGGGATGTATCGCAAGGTGATGGCGGTCGCGCTCGTCCTGGGACTGGGGCTCGGCGCGAGTGCCTGCGGCGGGGGATCGAAGCCGCCGACGACCGCAAAGGCAAACGCCACGAGCGCTGCCCCGCTCAGCCCGCTGGACCAGATCAAGGCCGCGCTGACCAGGAGCAAGCAGGGAAACAGCTGTAAGCTTGAGGTGTCGCTGAAGATGTCGATGTCCGACAACGTCGCGTTCACGCTGACCGGCACCGGCGTGACCCAGTTCAGGCCACCGGCCACCGACCTGAAGATGACCGGGACGGTCAGGGCGCAGGGCCAGAGAGTCCCGCTCAAGATCCACGACATCACGATCGGCTCGACGACGTACGAGAAGCAGAACAACGAGGCGTGGAAGAAGTCGAACGAGCCGGGCCTGGCCGGTCTGGCGAACATCGCCGCCGAGGGAAACAAGGACAGCGCGGTGGCCTTCCTGCAGTATTCCAAGGACGCCAAGTCGCTGGGGAGGACGACCATCCACGGCCAGCCGGCGACCGGCTATGACATCGCCCTGGACCCGAACTCGCCGGACGCCAAGGACCTCAAGGACGTGAAGATCAAGGTCTGGCTGGACGACAGCGCGCGCATCGTACAGATGAAGATGGCGGGGCCGATGAAGATCGACGACGGCACGGCCAACGCCGACATGACCGTCGCGATGTACGACTACGGGACGCCGGTCCACGTCGTCGCACCGAAGCACGTCTAGCTTTTCCAATGGGGAAAGGAAAAACGGGGATGTCAACGGCGACGGCTCGATGTGGTTCCAGCCGGCCGCGCTGGACGTGACGATGACCGGCAAGGTCACGGCCGGCGCCCAGAACGTACCGGTGAAAGATGCACATGATCGTCATCGGCGGCGACACGTACCAGTGGATCAACGGCCAGCGTGTCCGACGTTTGTTGTTGATCATGGGGTTTTCGCGTACGTCTGGATCAAAGTGCGTGACAATCCCATGGTCAACAAGAGTTGCCAGCCGAGCGCGTCGTCTGCGTCGGCGGCTGGGACTGGTCCCCGTGGGGCTGGGGCATCATGACGAAGCGGCCCGCGCGCAGGATCCCTGGGGACTCATCCAACATCTGAGCGGTCACCGCCCGGCCGCCGTCACTAGCTTGGCCGCCACCGCGGCGGCCACCTGCGGGTCATCCAGAACAGCGAGCTGTCCGCACCACCGCAGCAGCACCCGACAAACGAGCCAGGCGGCGCTGGGTGAGGGGCTGGAGACACCCTTGTCTCCGCAGTCCGGCTTCGGCCGATGTTCGCTCCAGATATGCGTGTCGCGAGGCCGTAGGTTGAGATAAGGGTGGCGATCCGCAGCCGGCCTCAATTGTGGCCGGCGCTTTGAATTTCGCGAGGAGACACGTGGCAACCCAACACCAGAACTGCGAGGAAGCCGCAACTCGGCAACACGCGCAAGGCGGTTCAACTGACTGGACGTCCAGTGGCCACGCAGAGACGGATCTCGGCCTCGAACTGGCCGAGCGCCTTGATCGACTGGCCGGCGCTGGTCGCACCGAAGGGCTGCACGGGCTGGTGATCATGAGACATGACCAGCTGATCGTTGAGCGCTACAGCGCTGGTGAGGATTTCCGGTGGAGTGACCCGCTAGGTCGGGTGTCCCACGGCCCAG
The nucleotide sequence above comes from Fodinicola acaciae. Encoded proteins:
- a CDS encoding ABC transporter ATP-binding protein; this encodes MDPGMSGWQMMQAAEKRSALTKEKRPGRRTALRIMRYARPYGWEIAVFLGTVAASAVIGVATPVLAGQVVNAITGHGALSFVLWLAAAIAGLAVLDAGLSVLQRWHSARIGEGIILDLRRSVFEHVQRMPIAFFTRTQTGALVSRLNNDVIGAQRAFTSVLSGVVSNVIALVLTVVTMLTLSWQITLVALVLLPVFVLPARWVGRKLADITRKTAKLNATMNSTMTERFNVAGALLVKLFGDQRAEAEEFGRAASQVHDMGVRSAMYSRALFVALGLLTAVASATTYGLGGWLALSNALSAGTVVTLALLLTRLYGPITALSNVQVDVMSALVSFERVFEVVDLPPMISDKPDAQELPAILPADKPAIVFDDVRFRYPSADEVSLASLEDLAVAERSSHADVLHGVSFEAYPGQLVALVGPSGAGKTTISQLVSRIYDVTGGAVRVGGTDVRDLAQESLRSAIGVVTQDAHMFHDTIRANLAYARPEATESDFWSALDRAQVGDLVRALPDGLDTVVGDRGYRLSGGEKQRLAIARLLLKAPAIVVLDEATAHLDSESEAAVQRALDEALAGRTALVIAHRLSTVRNADQILVLEAGEVVERGTHEALVAANGLYAELYHTQFADSPVKAVS
- a CDS encoding LLM class F420-dependent oxidoreductase — translated: MKFGLSTFITDRGIQPADLGRAAEERGFDSIFVAEHSHIPVRRESPYPGGGDLPEIYYRTLDPFVALSAIAAVTERLIVGTGVALVIQRDTIHTAKEVATLDLVSGGRAAFGVGAGWNREEMRNHGTDPATRGARLDEQLRAIKEIWTKDQAEFHGKHVDFDPIFAWPKPVQQPHVPIYVGGEGERARRRVAELGDVWLPNATRQPDDLAGAIASMRDEAGRDIPVTIYGERSLTPDIDAYERAGVERVLLYLPTLPRDESLRHLDKLAQIVS
- a CDS encoding COX15/CtaA family protein translates to MTDKPWFRRPLAWVALAALFSNAGIVVTGVTVRLTGSGLGCPTWPKCTDGSYVPTSAYGIHGVIEFSNRMLTFAVIAVPVIALLLTWFTKPRRQSLVVLSVALFGGIFLNALVGGLTVLTNLNPWVVSAHFLPSPILVVVAYAFWVRIREGDGPVEWLGPQWMRWLSWLLIGAAALTVVVGTVVTGSGPHAGDAKAIRNGLDPAIISLVHADSGILLVGLTIAALIAFAAAKAPRKATVAVAVLFAVELLQIAIGYTQYFLHLPIVLVALHVSGAIILWIAALRPLFALRRRLDAPDTAQLEQIESQAALPRT
- a CDS encoding PP2C family protein-serine/threonine phosphatase, with the translated sequence MITTAHRLRTGASSHPGRVRENNQDSYFAGERLIVVADGVGGAAGGEVASAAAITAISVMDGEIDGDPVAAFAAAADDAAARIRSATEAEPDLAGMGTTLSAFLLHGDQIVMAHAGDSRAYRLRGAGLEQLSRDDSYVQLLIERGSLRPEDAETHPQRNLVTKVLQTDPVELSIRIEPVEVGDRYLVCSDGLSGVVNKDLITSTMLQIGDPEACTAQLIELALERGAPDNVTAVIGDVLADEEPPAAPPAPAAEVVDESDMPETVKLPQVEAEVAATGTVVTAQPPEPKRGLFSRIFRRGRRRQG
- a CDS encoding helix-turn-helix transcriptional regulator produces the protein MRSDRLLAILMLLQSRGRLSAGELAERLEVSRRTIYRDIEALSAAGVPVYAERGRNGGCALVPGYRTDMTGLSTDEARALFVFAGRGDASTPGLEPALRSALRKLMAALPAGQQPDVDHAMRRVVVDSRRWGGRDQEDHPALPVIEDAVWRDRRVRIRYRHGRDGRPATYTLDPYGLVHKANVWYLIAAHRGEPRMFRVSRVLDATVLDETADRPADLDLEDLWQQLRSRFESRGEGLDARLLVRAESRDRILGIARGQMVDEPRCEPADADGWCAVSARFRGILPARGVLLGMGAEVVVVSPPELRKEMLTAAEAVLAAYRDRAERATEGDDNPV
- a CDS encoding TIGR03086 family metal-binding protein, translated to MNEPRPLFGKALDQAGRVIAAAGDASMGLPTPCDDFDVRALCGHLVSVVRRIEHVGGGGRPFDIPQITTDVPDGFPAAFAKARAEMEATWSDDAVLDKVLVLPFGEFPGRIALSAYTQEIVMHSWDLAKALGRLDLLDDELAETVLPIARRAVPAEPRGGRIPFGPVVEVPADAGAYAQLAGYLGRQP
- a CDS encoding N-acyl-D-amino-acid deacylase family protein codes for the protein MGDAGRRVLAGAQLADGTGAPLRPVDVLVDGDRIEAIEPRGGFRGHKDVTVHDLTGLVLAPGFVDVHSHADNAPLLADDDTTKILQGVTTEVVGNCGFSLAPRLSAYGEVFAAFTGRIFPPLDWTWSSVAELYATTDRAGYVTNYCPLVGHGTLRIAAMGMANAPADDDAVTLMRKELEKALEAGAFGLSSGLIYPPALYSDTRELVRLAEVLGGDGLYATHMRNEGAELLDSIAEALAIGVAAGRTHISHLKSAGRPNWGQMPNALAAIRQAREAEWPVTQDIYPYDASSTMLTAVLPPDYLADGEAAILKRLTDPPGGRAELARRLETGAPGWESHVHGIGWDGILVATTASHAYEGQTLAEIAAERQVEPVDALIEVLVNEELRASMVLFSMSEGDVEMALSDDYTMIGSDGLPPGVGGKPHPRLYGTFPRVLGRYRRDLALLSLPETVRRMTSLPAETFRIPDRGVVAVGKVADLVAFDADTVADICDYRDPVHQPVGIPWVMQAGTPVVVDGRYVGPRGGRRLTPAG